Genomic window (Bosea vaviloviae):
TGGAGCAGGAAGAAATTGAAGGCGATGATCCCGAGGATCAGCGGCACTGCCAGCAGCAGCCGCCGTGTGAGGTAGGGCAACATGCGTGGGTTCCTGAGGGTTCGCTCACTCGGACGCGAAATAGACGCCGGCGAAATTGTCCGCCCGCTGGTTGGGCGTGTCCGTCAGGCCGCGGAGCCGGCTGTCATAGACGGAGAACCAGTCGACCTCGAAAAGCGGGATCAAGGGGAGGTCGCGCTGCACGATGCGCTGGAGCGTGTTGTAGTCCTCGACCCGCTTCTGCGGATCGACCTGCGTCTGCGCATCCTCCAGCGCCGCGTCGAGCTCGTCATTCTTGTATTCGGAGACGACGGTCCAGGCCGTGCCGGGCTGGCGCGCCTTCGACCAGAAGCGCGTCTCGATGCCCATCTGCGGGTCGGCGCCGGAGCCGCCCCAGGAGCTGATCAGATCGAAATTATAGTCGGTGAAGACGCTCTTCAGCCAGGTGGTGAGGTCCTGGCTGCCGAGCGTCACGTCGATGCCGACGCGGCGCAGCGCCTGGCGCACGAACTCGCCGGTGCGGCGGTAGTCGTCGCCATAGGGGATGAAGTCGTGGGTCAGCTTGAAGCGGAAGCCGTCGGCCTTGCGCGGGAAGCCGGCCTCGTCGAGCAATTGCTCGGCCTTTTTGGGGTCGAACGGATATTGCTGCAGCCCTTCGCTCAGGTGGAACGGCTTGAGCGCGGAGGGGATTGGGCTGATCGCGGGCTTGCCATAGCCGCCCCAGACCGTCTTCAGCAGCAGGCCGCGATCGATCGCATGGGCGATCGCCTGGCGCACCTTGAGATGCTGCAGATAATGGTTCTTGTGGTTGGGCTCCAGCCAGAACCAGGTCGGTGAGAACTCGTAGCCGCGCGTATCGACGACGAACTTGCCGGTCTTCTTCAGGCGCTCCGCATCGGCGAAGGTGATCGGATGCTGCTGGCCGAACTGGACCGCGCCGGTCTCGAAGGCGGCGGCGCGCCCGGCTGCGTCCGGGATCACCTTGAAGACGATCCGGTCGAGATAGGGCTTGCCGGCCTCCCAGTAGTTCGGGTTGCGGTCGAGCGCGATATGGCTGCCGCGGACATATTCGGTGAAGCGGAAGGGCCCGGTGCCGATCGGCTTGGCGTTCCAAGCGTTGGAGCGGATGTCCGTGCCCTCATAGAGATGCTTCGGCAGCAGCCAGAGCGCCTGGGAATTGAGGTTGCGGTAGATCACCGGGGTCGGCTGCGAGAGCGTCAGCACGACGGTGTAGTCGTCCGGCGTCTCGACCTTGGCGAGCGTCTTGAAGATGCGCTTGCCGGTCGAGGAGTATTTCAGCAGGCCTTCCTCGATCGAGAACTTCACATCCGCTGCGGTGAAGGGCTCGCCGTCATGCCAGGTCACGCCCTTGCGCAG
Coding sequences:
- a CDS encoding ABC transporter substrate-binding protein, which codes for MSRLIQALMVTAALAMAGQAGAQQKDTPAYGGTLSAIVHPEPPILSPLLNTATPIVLVATKINDGLVDYASDGTIVPKLAESWDFSKDGLTLAFKLRKGVTWHDGEPFTAADVKFSIEEGLLKYSSTGKRIFKTLAKVETPDDYTVVLTLSQPTPVIYRNLNSQALWLLPKHLYEGTDIRSNAWNAKPIGTGPFRFTEYVRGSHIALDRNPNYWEAGKPYLDRIVFKVIPDAAGRAAAFETGAVQFGQQHPITFADAERLKKTGKFVVDTRGYEFSPTWFWLEPNHKNHYLQHLKVRQAIAHAIDRGLLLKTVWGGYGKPAISPIPSALKPFHLSEGLQQYPFDPKKAEQLLDEAGFPRKADGFRFKLTHDFIPYGDDYRRTGEFVRQALRRVGIDVTLGSQDLTTWLKSVFTDYNFDLISSWGGSGADPQMGIETRFWSKARQPGTAWTVVSEYKNDELDAALEDAQTQVDPQKRVEDYNTLQRIVQRDLPLIPLFEVDWFSVYDSRLRGLTDTPNQRADNFAGVYFASE